ACTTGGTATAAGTTACAAAGCGGGCGCGTTCTTCGGGGCTTTGCATGTCATGCTGGCGGGCCAAATAAGAAAGCCAGTCCTCGGATTCGCGCAAAGCGGCTCGGAATGCGTCTGCACCGCGTTCGTTCACAAAGTTGTCGGGGTCGATCTTGGTGCCATCGGGGCGTGAAAGCGCGAATACGCGGGGCGCAATTCCCTTGGGCAAGACAATTTCCAAACTTCTGAGAGTTGCCTTCTGGCCGGCTGCGTCACCGTCGAATACCAGGTAGGCGGTGTTGGCGTATCGGGCAAGAATGCTTGCGTGGGTTTCGGTCAGCGCCGTTCCCGAGGCTGCCACCACGTTTGTGACACCGCCTTGATACAGGCTGATCATGTCAAAGTAGCCTTCCACGATAATCACCGCATTTTCTTTCGCGATGCTTTGGCGGCTCTGATGCAGGCCGAACAGAATGTCGCTCTTGTGGTACAGCGCCGATTCCGGGCTGTTCATGTACTTTGCGCGTTTAAAATCTTTATTCTCGCTTAAGTCTCGGCCACCGAAGGCGACAATCACGCCCGAAAGGTTCTGGATGGCAATCATTAAGCGGTCACGGAACTTGTCCGAGATTCCGCCGTTTTCCTTTTGGACGGCAAGTCCTGCCTTGACACAGTCCAGCGGTGAAAATCCGTTCTTGACGGCATAGCCGATAAAGCCTTCGCGACCATCCGGGGCGTAGCCGATATGGAACAGCTTGCGGGTCTCATCGGTAATGTGGCGGCTAGACAGGTACTGTAACGCCTTGGGCGAAAGCGTAAGCTGCTGTTCGAACCATTCGCAGGCCAGTTCGTTCAACCTGCGGACCATGGCGCGTTCTTCGGTCTTTTCGCTGTCTTCGGGCGCACCTAGCTGGGGGAGTGCAAAACCGGTAAAGTTTGCGACCCATTCCACAGCGCCCTTAAAATCCATTTTTTCGTGTTCCTGAACGAACTTGAAAACGTCTCCGCCCGCACCGCAGGCAAAGCATTTGTAAATGCCCAGGCTCGGATTCACATTCATGGAGGGGCTTCTGTCGTCATGGAAGGGGCAGACGCCCAGGTAGCGGCCATTTCCGGAACGCTTCAGCGGTACAAAATTTTCAATGACCAACGCAATATCTGCATGGGCCTTGAGTTGCTGAATAATTTCGTTAGAGTAGAACGCCACGGCTCAAATTTAGCAAGAAAGAGAGTCTTTTTTTTGATATGGACATAAAAAAAGAACCCGTCCTTATGAAGGACGGGTTTCTTTTAGTAGCGGGGGCAGGACTTGAACGCTGCGACCTTCGGGTTATGAGCCCGACGAGCTACCAACTGCTCCACCCCGCGTCGAGGTTGCACCATATATAGTAAATTTTTATAGCCCTGTCAAGGGTTTTTTACACGAATTTTTTCAGGATATGCTTGCTGGCGACGAAATAATCAATACCGCTAATAATGGTAATTGCGGTGATGACGCCCATCACAGCTTGCGGGAAAATGGCCCAGAATGCTTGATAATTGGGGATAATCGCTTCCATGGGGTCGAGGGCGCCGAGCAGGATGGCGACAATTCCGATACCCTGGAGTGCGGTTTTCCACTTGCCGCTACGGCGTGCCGGCATAATCAAGCCTTCGCTTGCAGCGAGAGTGCGGAGTGTCTCGACGCTCGATTCGCGGAAATAAATAAGGGCGACCATCCATACCGGGGCATAACCTGTGGCAATAAAGCACATGAAAATTGTCATGTTTGAAATCTTGTCGCTGAACGGGTCCAGGTACTTGCCGAGCGTGCTCACTTCGCCGAGCTTGCGGGCCAGGTAACCGTCCAAAAAGTCCGTCAGCATAAAGCCGAGCACCATCACCAGTGAAAGACTCTTGAAAACGAGACTGTTGTTGCTGTAATCCAGATCGTTGTCGTAGAAGA
Above is a genomic segment from Fibrobacter sp. UWB5 containing:
- the dnaG gene encoding DNA primase, translated to MAFYSNEIIQQLKAHADIALVIENFVPLKRSGNGRYLGVCPFHDDRSPSMNVNPSLGIYKCFACGAGGDVFKFVQEHEKMDFKGAVEWVANFTGFALPQLGAPEDSEKTEERAMVRRLNELACEWFEQQLTLSPKALQYLSSRHITDETRKLFHIGYAPDGREGFIGYAVKNGFSPLDCVKAGLAVQKENGGISDKFRDRLMIAIQNLSGVIVAFGGRDLSENKDFKRAKYMNSPESALYHKSDILFGLHQSRQSIAKENAVIIVEGYFDMISLYQGGVTNVVAASGTALTETHASILARYANTAYLVFDGDAAGQKATLRSLEIVLPKGIAPRVFALSRPDGTKIDPDNFVNERGADAFRAALRESEDWLSYLARQHDMQSPEERARFVTYTKSLVKSITDRELQNQYVKLIAERFNTSRSLAQVKSLKPQKGPEERRPMGATAAAPGATEVIPQLEQAATLDWASIPPMEIRFANLVLRNPTLMDRALEYFDMDWAASGVRMFESPVVEEFVNSAIALYAETGAVSPQLMYENVSPTLRLFLEGLPEEKWKTPQEIIEFYQTLTVFSTKLCDRQKHLIPLTSNEAVETRMQMSKFTQGMQKLNALFNAEKITIDAFADQVVRSKAQLILFQSVIQGAPMPAAPIVITPASIQAAPAPVQAAPIQAAPAPQSQQPSAPAFTENPPQSPAEFASENYSEEQMPSDEPPEGFEPPPPEDDEEYSYGNDDFNADSDDFGY